The Neobacillus sp. PS3-34 genome has a window encoding:
- a CDS encoding sulfite exporter TauE/SafE family protein → MSWTFIIVLFLVGFVGSYISGMVGIGGAIVNFPMLLYIPPLFGLIAFTPHEVSGISAVQVLFATIGGVLAYRNSGYLNKKIIFSMGASILAGSFIGGFFSHLLPESGINLVYGILALIAVVLMFIPKKGIDDLPADQLKVNLVLGMVLSFIVGISAGIVGAGGAFLLVPIMLVVLKIPTRVTIASSLAITLISSVGVTIGKVTTGQVPWLPTLVVVIASFIASSLGAKAGKKMNTKILQAILAVLIGITALKIWIDILF, encoded by the coding sequence ATGAGCTGGACTTTTATTATCGTCTTATTTCTTGTTGGCTTTGTCGGGTCATATATTTCTGGAATGGTTGGGATAGGTGGAGCCATCGTCAATTTTCCAATGCTGCTGTATATTCCGCCGTTGTTTGGCCTTATTGCGTTCACCCCACACGAAGTATCAGGGATTAGTGCCGTGCAAGTTTTATTTGCTACGATAGGCGGAGTTTTAGCTTACCGGAATAGCGGGTATTTAAATAAAAAAATCATATTCTCGATGGGTGCCAGCATTTTGGCAGGAAGTTTTATCGGAGGATTCTTCTCCCATTTACTCCCTGAATCGGGAATTAATTTAGTTTATGGTATTCTTGCACTTATTGCTGTCGTTTTAATGTTTATTCCTAAAAAGGGAATTGATGATCTACCCGCAGACCAATTGAAGGTTAACCTGGTTTTAGGGATGGTGCTATCCTTTATTGTCGGTATAAGTGCTGGAATCGTTGGAGCTGGCGGAGCTTTTTTACTCGTCCCAATTATGCTCGTCGTTTTAAAAATTCCTACCAGGGTTACAATAGCGTCATCTCTGGCAATCACGCTGATTTCATCAGTCGGTGTAACGATAGGAAAAGTAACAACAGGCCAGGTTCCATGGCTTCCTACACTTGTTGTCGTTATCGCCAGCTTCATTGCCTCCTCACTGGGTGCGAAGGCAGGCAAAAAAATGAATACTAAAATCCTTCAGGCCATTCTTGCCGTATTAATCGGGATAACAGCCCTCAAAATCTGGATTGATATTCTATTCTGA
- a CDS encoding ABC transporter substrate-binding protein produces the protein MLIEEHFFQLRSYYSAIPNDVWFDIKSEELCGVLFTSKRNVNLLLKKMEKENWISWTPGKCRGNQSKLLFSKGKDTLLIEAAKDKVKRSDLHGAYSILEEYGIEAEGKKQFTDWLEQQMGYRANVDEADIDILRFPFYRSIPHLDPAFVGRRTEAHMIKQIFDTLVLYNANTGKLEPNLAHYWKSDESSKIWTFYLRKGVRFHNGKRLTAVDVAFTLMRIKDPSTASPHRWMVKDIKKIVILHDYALEIELEKPHSLFASFLSTERLAIVPEDLAGKSDFSSHPIGTGSYSVEKNDDSILLLNAHDDYFKERPLSTKSKFGYGLITALKTNSLPI, from the coding sequence ATGCTTATAGAAGAACACTTCTTTCAATTAAGGAGCTATTACTCAGCCATTCCGAACGATGTTTGGTTTGATATTAAATCTGAAGAACTTTGTGGCGTTCTTTTTACCAGCAAAAGGAACGTCAATCTATTACTTAAAAAAATGGAAAAAGAGAATTGGATTAGCTGGACTCCCGGCAAATGCCGCGGAAACCAATCGAAGCTGTTATTTTCGAAAGGAAAAGACACGCTTTTAATTGAAGCTGCCAAAGATAAGGTAAAAAGAAGCGATTTACATGGTGCCTATTCGATTTTGGAAGAATATGGAATTGAAGCAGAAGGAAAGAAACAGTTCACTGATTGGCTCGAGCAGCAGATGGGGTACCGGGCGAATGTGGATGAAGCTGACATCGATATCCTTCGCTTTCCATTTTATCGGTCCATCCCCCATCTGGATCCGGCTTTCGTTGGGAGAAGAACCGAAGCACATATGATTAAGCAAATTTTTGATACGCTCGTTTTATATAATGCAAACACAGGAAAACTCGAACCAAATCTTGCCCATTATTGGAAAAGCGATGAATCGAGTAAGATATGGACCTTTTATCTTAGAAAGGGCGTTCGCTTTCATAATGGAAAAAGGTTAACAGCTGTGGATGTGGCCTTCACTCTGATGAGAATCAAGGATCCTTCAACAGCCTCCCCGCATAGGTGGATGGTTAAAGACATCAAGAAGATAGTTATACTCCATGATTACGCCTTGGAGATTGAGCTTGAAAAGCCTCACTCTTTATTTGCAAGCTTCCTTAGTACTGAAAGATTGGCTATTGTGCCAGAGGACCTGGCGGGAAAATCGGATTTTTCGAGTCATCCAATTGGAACAGGTTCCTATTCGGTTGAAAAAAATGATGACAGCATTCTTTTATTAAATGCACACGATGACTATTTTAAAGAGAGGCCTTTATCGACAAAATCGAAATTTGGGTATGGCCTGATTACAGCTCTGAAAACAAACAGCCTCCCAATTTAA
- a CDS encoding MBL fold metallo-hydrolase translates to MTVTAMNSREVTQKIFNREKLFILDVRNEGDFQDWKIEGEQFTHLNVPYFDLLDGVEGIIYQIPADEEILVVCAKEGSSIFVADMLSEAGLNVSYLQGGMKSWSEHLEPVKVGVLKDGGEVFQFVRIGKGCLSYMAISNGEAAIIDATRMTDVYIDFANKMGAKVKHVFDTHLHADHISGGRKIAEQTGAAYWLPPKDAEEVTYYYSRLEEGNDFLFGNTKIAIQPVYSPGHTIGSTSFVIGDRYLLTGDILFIDSIGRPDLAGKAEDWVTDLRETLYSRYKELSDELIVLPAHFMIIDELNENGSVSEKLGTLYSRNHGLKIENEAEFRRVVTENLPPQPNAYQEIRETNMGKINPDIEKQREMEIGPNRCAVR, encoded by the coding sequence ATGACTGTTACAGCTATGAATTCAAGAGAAGTAACGCAAAAGATTTTTAACAGGGAGAAATTATTTATCCTGGATGTACGTAATGAGGGAGACTTCCAGGATTGGAAAATTGAAGGTGAACAATTCACTCACTTGAATGTACCTTACTTTGATCTCCTTGATGGAGTTGAGGGTATTATATATCAAATTCCGGCTGATGAAGAAATTTTAGTCGTTTGTGCTAAAGAAGGTTCATCCATTTTTGTGGCTGATATGCTTTCTGAGGCAGGCTTAAACGTTTCTTATCTACAAGGCGGAATGAAATCATGGAGCGAACATCTTGAGCCCGTAAAAGTTGGCGTTTTAAAAGATGGCGGAGAAGTTTTTCAGTTTGTGAGAATCGGTAAAGGCTGTCTGTCTTACATGGCAATTTCTAACGGTGAAGCGGCTATTATTGATGCTACCAGGATGACAGATGTATATATTGATTTTGCTAATAAAATGGGTGCTAAAGTTAAACATGTTTTTGATACTCACCTCCATGCAGATCATATTTCAGGAGGAAGAAAAATTGCAGAGCAAACCGGTGCTGCTTACTGGCTGCCTCCAAAAGATGCTGAAGAGGTTACGTACTATTATTCACGCCTTGAAGAAGGCAATGATTTCTTGTTTGGAAATACGAAAATTGCGATTCAGCCTGTTTATTCACCAGGACATACGATTGGATCCACTTCTTTTGTTATCGGTGATCGTTATTTGTTAACAGGAGATATTCTTTTCATTGATTCAATTGGAAGGCCAGACCTGGCTGGGAAAGCCGAAGATTGGGTAACCGACTTAAGAGAAACTCTTTATAGCCGTTATAAAGAATTATCAGATGAATTAATTGTACTTCCTGCTCATTTCATGATTATTGATGAGTTAAATGAAAATGGAAGTGTAAGTGAAAAATTAGGCACCCTTTATTCCCGAAATCACGGATTAAAAATCGAAAATGAAGCTGAATTCAGAAGAGTTGTTACCGAGAACCTTCCACCACAGCCAAATGCTTATCAGGAAATCAGAGAAACCAATATGGGTAAAATCAATCCGGATATTGAAAAACAGAGAGAAATGGAAATTGGCCCTAACCGCTGTGCAGTACGTTAA
- a CDS encoding MFS transporter, whose protein sequence is MNSVQPSVSAKVQAGSIWQNRNFMILLLTGSIIALGSKVYELALPLILYDLTKSSVAMSAMRGIEFLPNLLLAVFIGVIVDRVNKKRWSLWAIIIQIMVLIGLFSLIEMGIHHLFVFYISGFILMASSYAYFNARFSIVKQALPGNMLTSANASFSFVSTLVGIMVAISGAILLLADLDQGLLITAVAFGLAFISLLFLNSNEAIKKEHQSDFLRELKEGWTELRRNETLWLITILVIFINSTAGMADTMIIFYAKDKLALNSSQLGIVLASTGLGGLVGSSTVKYVRSRIPMGVLLGLTTLLLGIAYLVMFLSSTSWILGIGLFFDGVFATISSVCIWTFRQESTPEHLIGRISGLTGSIFKLGMPFAIFAAGWIADWLDPQTVFLLACIFNFFIFVWYQRSPLWKVK, encoded by the coding sequence ATGAATTCTGTTCAACCAAGTGTTTCTGCTAAGGTTCAAGCCGGCTCGATCTGGCAAAATCGAAATTTTATGATTCTATTGTTAACGGGTTCGATCATAGCGCTCGGAAGTAAGGTATATGAACTTGCACTTCCGCTTATTTTATATGATTTGACTAAATCATCGGTTGCCATGTCAGCGATGCGCGGAATTGAGTTTTTACCCAATTTGCTTCTAGCTGTCTTCATTGGAGTGATCGTAGACAGGGTAAATAAAAAACGATGGTCGCTTTGGGCAATCATCATTCAGATAATGGTTCTGATTGGTTTGTTTTCTCTTATTGAAATGGGCATACACCATTTATTTGTGTTTTATATTTCTGGCTTTATTTTAATGGCCAGCAGCTATGCCTACTTTAATGCCAGGTTCAGTATTGTGAAGCAGGCATTACCAGGGAATATGCTAACATCAGCCAATGCTTCCTTTTCTTTTGTGTCCACCTTAGTTGGGATTATGGTGGCCATCTCTGGGGCTATTCTTTTGCTTGCAGACCTAGATCAGGGACTGCTGATTACTGCTGTGGCATTTGGGCTTGCTTTCATATCCCTGTTGTTTTTGAATTCAAATGAAGCAATAAAAAAGGAGCATCAATCTGACTTTTTGCGTGAATTAAAAGAAGGGTGGACTGAACTGAGGAGAAATGAGACCCTTTGGCTCATTACTATTCTTGTTATTTTTATCAATTCAACTGCAGGAATGGCAGATACAATGATTATCTTTTATGCAAAAGACAAGCTTGCCCTAAACAGCTCGCAGCTCGGTATTGTATTGGCATCTACTGGCTTGGGAGGGCTGGTCGGCAGCAGCACTGTCAAATACGTAAGAAGCAGGATACCAATGGGAGTTCTGTTGGGGTTGACGACATTGCTGTTGGGAATTGCGTATTTAGTTATGTTTTTATCTTCAACAAGCTGGATATTAGGGATTGGCCTATTCTTTGACGGTGTATTTGCAACCATCTCATCCGTTTGCATCTGGACGTTCCGGCAGGAATCAACACCGGAGCATCTTATTGGCAGAATCAGTGGTCTTACTGGATCGATTTTTAAGCTTGGCATGCCATTCGCAATATTTGCAGCTGGCTGGATTGCCGATTGGCTGGATCCCCAAACGGTCTTTCTGCTCGCATGCATTTTTAATTTCTTTATTTTCGTATGGTACCAGCGCTCCCCGCTATGGAAAGTGAAATAA
- a CDS encoding ABC transporter substrate-binding protein encodes MKYLPLSLNAHVENNDFNELNNIENGCYYLVFNLQKNGILQDIHFRQSLHYALNREQMIIDLGGLRFKPASGFTPSQNGDNVLFEADYNTARELLKRSSYNGEIIHLYTYRMTSNELNAKWIKEQAENILGVHLQISILPIEELKMRDTMEKADIIISGEVFDENIEVGWLDMLQTGNSFIKNFQDSPLRNRVDEILFHALSVTESQERLRCFSEIENIYRDTFALLFLYHSRQSISHHNSLKGISLNALGWMNYKDLWFEQK; translated from the coding sequence ATGAAGTATCTTCCCCTCTCACTTAATGCCCATGTTGAAAATAATGACTTTAATGAACTAAATAACATTGAAAATGGATGCTACTATCTTGTTTTTAACCTGCAAAAAAACGGGATACTGCAGGATATCCATTTTCGGCAATCTCTTCATTATGCTCTAAACCGTGAACAAATGATTATAGACCTGGGCGGACTGCGATTCAAACCAGCCAGTGGTTTTACTCCATCACAGAATGGAGACAATGTTCTTTTTGAAGCTGACTATAATACTGCAAGAGAATTATTAAAGCGGAGCAGCTATAACGGGGAAATCATCCATTTATATACTTATCGAATGACATCTAATGAACTGAATGCGAAATGGATTAAGGAGCAGGCAGAAAATATACTCGGGGTTCATCTTCAAATCTCTATTCTCCCAATTGAAGAATTAAAGATGAGAGATACAATGGAAAAAGCTGATATTATCATTTCCGGTGAGGTTTTTGATGAAAATATCGAGGTGGGATGGCTTGATATGCTTCAAACCGGCAATTCTTTCATTAAAAACTTTCAGGATTCTCCTCTTAGAAACAGAGTTGATGAAATCCTATTTCATGCCTTAAGTGTGACAGAAAGTCAGGAACGTCTCAGATGTTTTTCAGAAATTGAAAACATTTACCGTGATACTTTTGCGCTGCTTTTTCTGTACCATAGCAGGCAAAGTATTTCACATCACAATTCCTTGAAAGGCATTTCACTAAATGCACTTGGGTGGATGAATTATAAAGATCTGTGGTTTGAACAAAAATGA
- a CDS encoding TerD family protein: MGVTLSKGQKVDLTKSHPGLQNVIAGLGWNVNTSGSNYDLDASAFLLGEAGKVQSDLDFIFYNNPNGGNGSVIYSGDNRIGSGQRDDEQIRINLSLVPPSIHRIAFTITIHDAQMKNQSFGQISDAYVRVFNEQTNEELLRFDLGRDFTVETAIVAAELYRHNGEWKFNAIASGFQGGLAALCRNFGVTVDDQPAQSVVPPYQDQPYNQPGQGQFQQNSYSQPAYQQQTQTYPPFPRAQQSAPPQPYNQNTYGQNFSNTAPSPQTYGGENIMCPRCHSSNVRTGQKGFGLGKAAIGGLILGPVGLLGGFIGKNQLKLTCNSCGNSWSPSQRDYSEWAIQQKRRAMELFNRFKSQDVLDAVVAACALVGMADGRLDPSERQKMLEFVQQSDELRVFDTNKVIQQFNFYVQRIEADPMLGRAEAFRALGRVRSKPEIARLVARYCIAIGYADGSFDQNEKQMVSEICRELGLNPTEFLS, from the coding sequence ATGGGCGTTACACTTAGCAAGGGGCAAAAGGTTGACCTGACAAAATCTCATCCCGGCCTTCAGAATGTGATAGCTGGTTTAGGGTGGAATGTTAATACTTCCGGTTCCAACTATGATTTGGATGCATCCGCCTTCTTATTGGGAGAAGCCGGAAAGGTTCAAAGTGACCTTGATTTTATTTTTTATAATAATCCCAATGGCGGAAACGGTTCCGTCATATATAGCGGTGACAACAGGATCGGATCAGGGCAAAGAGATGATGAACAAATACGTATTAATCTCAGCCTGGTTCCTCCTTCGATCCACAGGATTGCTTTTACAATTACCATCCATGATGCCCAGATGAAAAATCAAAGCTTCGGCCAGATTTCCGATGCTTATGTAAGAGTTTTCAATGAGCAGACAAATGAGGAACTTCTCCGTTTTGATCTGGGAAGGGATTTCACCGTTGAAACAGCGATTGTTGCTGCTGAGCTCTACCGTCACAATGGCGAGTGGAAGTTCAATGCAATCGCAAGCGGCTTTCAAGGAGGACTAGCTGCGCTTTGCCGGAATTTTGGTGTTACAGTCGATGACCAGCCTGCCCAGTCAGTGGTTCCCCCTTACCAAGACCAGCCATATAATCAGCCAGGACAGGGACAGTTCCAACAGAATTCTTACAGCCAGCCAGCCTATCAGCAGCAAACTCAAACATACCCACCTTTTCCTCGAGCACAGCAAAGCGCACCCCCACAGCCGTATAATCAAAATACATACGGGCAAAATTTTTCAAATACAGCTCCTTCGCCTCAAACATATGGCGGAGAAAATATTATGTGCCCTCGCTGCCATTCATCAAATGTCAGGACGGGACAAAAAGGCTTTGGATTGGGAAAAGCAGCAATTGGCGGTTTAATCCTTGGACCAGTGGGGTTGCTTGGAGGATTCATTGGAAAAAATCAGCTAAAGCTCACCTGTAACAGCTGCGGAAATTCATGGTCCCCTTCACAACGGGACTATTCAGAGTGGGCTATCCAGCAAAAAAGGCGGGCAATGGAATTGTTTAACCGTTTTAAAAGCCAGGACGTCCTAGATGCCGTAGTGGCTGCCTGCGCATTAGTAGGAATGGCAGATGGCAGACTGGATCCGTCTGAGCGCCAAAAGATGCTCGAGTTCGTTCAGCAAAGTGATGAATTGCGCGTTTTTGATACGAATAAAGTCATTCAACAATTTAACTTCTATGTGCAGCGGATTGAGGCCGACCCAATGCTGGGCCGAGCTGAGGCATTTCGGGCACTGGGACGGGTCAGGTCGAAGCCGGAAATTGCACGATTGGTTGCACGCTACTGTATCGCCATCGGTTACGCCGACGGCAGCTTTGACCAGAACGAAAAGCAGATGGTCAGCGAAATATGCAGGGAACTTGGACTAAATCCAACAGAATTTTTATCATAA
- a CDS encoding sulfurtransferase TusA family protein codes for MEPIKSNMIVDAKGLACPMPIVKTKKAMNELEAGNVMEVQATDKGSRADIQAWAKSSGHQYLGTIEEGEVLKHYLRKSTGEEKEEIQYPHVIDNEDLMNKINGQENILILDVRESAEYAFNHIPGAKSIPLGDLDERMTELEKNETIYVVCRTGNRSDLAAQKLSSNGFENVINVMPGMSNWSGPTDSNQ; via the coding sequence ATGGAACCAATTAAATCTAATATGATTGTAGATGCGAAAGGGCTTGCTTGCCCGATGCCAATCGTCAAAACGAAAAAGGCAATGAATGAGCTTGAGGCAGGAAATGTAATGGAAGTGCAGGCAACAGACAAAGGTTCTAGAGCCGATATCCAGGCATGGGCGAAAAGTTCAGGTCATCAGTACTTGGGAACAATTGAAGAAGGCGAAGTACTTAAACACTATCTTAGAAAATCAACTGGGGAAGAAAAAGAAGAAATTCAATATCCTCACGTTATAGATAATGAAGATTTAATGAACAAAATCAATGGCCAGGAAAATATTCTGATTTTAGATGTCAGGGAATCTGCGGAATATGCATTTAATCATATTCCTGGTGCGAAATCCATTCCTCTTGGAGATTTAGATGAGAGAATGACTGAACTTGAAAAAAATGAAACAATCTATGTCGTGTGCCGTACAGGCAACCGCAGTGATCTAGCTGCTCAAAAATTATCATCCAATGGTTTTGAAAACGTAATAAACGTCATGCCCGGCATGAGCAATTGGTCAGGTCCGACAGATTCAAATCAATAA
- a CDS encoding sulfurtransferase TusA family protein: MDVTKILDAKGLACPMPIVKTKKAINELESGQILEIHATDKGAKADLAAWAKSTGNELIQSAEEDGVLKFWLKKA, encoded by the coding sequence ATGGACGTTACTAAAATATTAGATGCAAAAGGGCTTGCCTGCCCAATGCCGATTGTAAAAACAAAAAAAGCAATAAATGAGCTGGAATCAGGTCAAATTTTAGAAATCCATGCAACTGATAAAGGGGCTAAAGCAGACCTGGCTGCCTGGGCTAAATCTACTGGCAATGAATTAATCCAATCTGCAGAAGAAGATGGCGTATTAAAATTCTGGCTTAAAAAAGCTTAA
- a CDS encoding DUF302 domain-containing protein — MFHYTVSTTKKIDEAIISLEKNLKEVKFGVLWTLDLQGKLQEKGVAYNQPYYILEVCNPQEAAKILNINELAGYFLPCKITVYESEGTTKIGLAKPSLLVSMIDDNELKSIAEEIESTLINVLEKTK, encoded by the coding sequence TTGTTCCATTATACCGTTTCAACTACAAAAAAGATTGATGAAGCAATAATCTCTCTTGAAAAGAATTTAAAGGAAGTAAAGTTTGGTGTTTTGTGGACATTGGATTTACAGGGGAAGCTGCAGGAAAAAGGGGTTGCTTATAATCAGCCATATTATATTCTGGAAGTGTGCAATCCCCAGGAAGCAGCAAAAATTTTAAACATTAATGAACTGGCAGGCTATTTTCTTCCTTGTAAAATAACAGTTTACGAAAGCGAAGGAACAACAAAGATTGGTTTAGCAAAGCCTTCTTTATTGGTCAGTATGATAGATGACAATGAGTTGAAATCGATCGCAGAAGAAATTGAGTCTACACTAATAAATGTTTTGGAAAAAACCAAATAA